The proteins below come from a single Crossiella sp. CA-258035 genomic window:
- a CDS encoding arabinosyltransferase domain-containing protein has protein sequence MNTRAVLALALSTVLCGLVLPFAPVVVNDPVLSWPKEPDRPESSLALLVPYRPLSLDVRLPCATLRQPKPDTVVFASHRPDDAHGAARGLTVLAGAGSVRISSDGLALHQGAAPAGDCVLRIRASTSETVVELDGDRLAAAHRDPPQLSAFATTLTPAAARGMTAVAHTDARFESSPALLKTLLLGTQVLLLGGCLFLLWHNDSRRRRRWLPRRPGWLDGVMLAVLGGWAVAGPMTDDDGFYAAMARAAADTGYVGNYYHWFNVTEAPFSLLQQLLTPWVLVSQAPLWLRLPSLLACFGTWLVLSRGVLPRLTRQQPRILTAAVLLCWLLPFGIGVRPEPWVALGSASVLALVLRALAHGRVFPLGVAAALAGLCAAITPSGLIAFTPFLGLARPLSRLLRARRGALLVLACASTGLTAVFADTSLGAVLEATRVHSEIGPALHWHEEVVRYFFLLDEGSMGSFARRLPVLLALGLLLLLPVLRLRIRNRGGGLPPLTAAVGPAIALAAGIGLLWLAPSKWTHHFGSLTALATLVTALVLAELPAALRLAGHTWRGGLALTAASAVLVALALAGPNTWYGYSQFGVDPKLPSILANPLLWLAIGLGLAWLWRDLLPAPRMVLVLGLATSLLLTIGTVALSTWRLRDSWSMATENVRHVTGRSCGMADEVSTLVYQRLVPQGTAPSPGGAPNPPPEDQPVWGTFGRLGGPGHEWFTGEVITPWFALPALGPGQDISVQLAGKLTGGNNASVHFGHQGQVLAEQTLTDVLDSPDWRESGLNPPQGATQVRIRLRDGTVGAGGWLATTAPRLRSAHPLLALLGQDRPVMIDWQLSLAFPCLRAAKISHGLTEAPEYVLVPRIRDRCKRYGAACLPFGVPGIAREEPQGGSFLPAHQAAAARPELPTRFAGLPERSRRMGDDWGALIRYEYPFGGDGYRLELRERSMGGWEWGWRQPIVPSVEEQREDYANR, from the coding sequence ATGAACACCCGTGCCGTGCTCGCCCTTGCCCTCAGCACTGTCCTTTGTGGACTCGTGCTGCCGTTCGCGCCGGTGGTGGTGAACGATCCGGTGCTCAGCTGGCCCAAGGAGCCGGACCGGCCGGAGTCCAGCCTCGCGCTGCTGGTGCCGTACCGGCCGCTGAGCCTGGACGTCCGGCTGCCCTGCGCGACGCTGCGCCAGCCGAAGCCGGACACCGTGGTCTTCGCCAGCCACCGGCCCGATGACGCGCACGGGGCGGCGCGCGGGCTGACCGTGCTGGCCGGGGCCGGGTCGGTGCGGATCAGCTCGGACGGGCTGGCGCTGCACCAGGGCGCGGCCCCCGCCGGGGACTGCGTGCTGCGGATCAGGGCCAGCACCAGCGAGACCGTGGTGGAGCTCGACGGCGACCGGCTGGCCGCCGCGCACCGGGACCCGCCGCAGCTCAGCGCGTTCGCCACCACGCTGACCCCGGCCGCCGCGCGCGGGATGACCGCGGTGGCGCACACCGACGCCCGGTTCGAGAGCAGCCCGGCGCTGTTGAAGACGCTGCTGCTGGGCACCCAGGTGCTCCTGCTCGGCGGTTGCCTGTTCCTGTTGTGGCACAACGACTCCCGGCGGCGCAGGCGCTGGCTGCCGCGGCGGCCGGGCTGGCTGGACGGCGTGATGCTCGCCGTGCTCGGCGGCTGGGCGGTGGCCGGGCCGATGACCGACGACGACGGGTTCTACGCGGCGATGGCGCGGGCCGCGGCGGACACCGGGTACGTGGGCAACTACTACCACTGGTTCAACGTCACCGAGGCCCCGTTCAGCCTGCTGCAACAGCTGCTCACGCCGTGGGTGCTGGTCAGCCAGGCGCCGCTGTGGCTGCGGCTGCCCTCGCTGCTGGCCTGCTTCGGCACCTGGCTGGTGCTCAGCCGCGGGGTGCTGCCCAGGCTGACCCGGCAGCAGCCGCGGATCCTGACCGCGGCGGTGCTGCTGTGCTGGCTGCTACCCTTCGGCATCGGCGTGCGGCCGGAGCCGTGGGTGGCGCTGGGTTCGGCCTCGGTGCTCGCGCTGGTGCTGCGCGCGCTGGCGCACGGCCGGGTGTTCCCGCTGGGTGTGGCGGCCGCGCTGGCCGGGTTGTGCGCGGCGATCACGCCGAGCGGGCTGATCGCGTTCACCCCGTTCCTGGGGCTGGCCCGGCCGTTGAGCCGGTTGCTGCGGGCCAGGCGGGGCGCGCTGCTGGTGCTGGCCTGCGCGAGCACCGGGCTGACCGCGGTGTTCGCCGACACCAGCCTGGGCGCGGTGCTGGAGGCGACCAGGGTGCACAGCGAGATCGGCCCCGCGCTGCACTGGCACGAGGAGGTCGTCCGGTACTTCTTCCTGCTGGACGAGGGCAGCATGGGCTCCTTCGCCCGGCGGCTGCCGGTGCTGCTGGCGCTCGGGCTGCTCCTCCTACTGCCGGTGCTGCGGCTGCGCATCCGCAACCGGGGCGGGGGGCTGCCGCCGCTGACCGCCGCGGTCGGCCCGGCGATCGCGCTGGCCGCCGGGATCGGCCTGCTGTGGCTGGCGCCGTCGAAGTGGACGCACCACTTCGGCTCGTTGACCGCGCTGGCCACCCTGGTCACCGCGCTGGTGCTGGCCGAGCTGCCCGCGGCGCTGCGGCTGGCCGGGCACACCTGGCGCGGCGGGCTGGCGCTGACCGCGGCCAGCGCGGTGCTGGTCGCGCTGGCGCTGGCCGGGCCGAACACCTGGTACGGCTACTCGCAGTTCGGGGTGGACCCCAAGCTGCCCTCGATCCTGGCGAACCCGTTGCTGTGGCTGGCGATCGGCCTCGGCCTGGCCTGGCTCTGGCGCGACCTGCTGCCCGCGCCGCGGATGGTCCTGGTGCTGGGCCTGGCCACCAGCCTGCTGCTCACCATCGGCACGGTGGCGCTGTCCACCTGGCGGCTGCGCGACTCCTGGTCCATGGCCACCGAGAACGTCCGGCACGTGACCGGCCGCAGCTGCGGGATGGCCGACGAGGTCAGCACCCTGGTCTACCAGCGGCTGGTCCCGCAGGGCACGGCTCCCTCCCCCGGCGGCGCGCCGAACCCGCCGCCGGAGGACCAGCCGGTGTGGGGCACCTTCGGCAGGCTGGGCGGTCCGGGCCACGAGTGGTTCACCGGCGAGGTCATCACCCCCTGGTTCGCGCTGCCCGCGCTCGGTCCTGGCCAGGACATCTCGGTGCAGCTGGCCGGGAAGCTCACCGGCGGCAACAACGCGTCCGTCCACTTCGGACACCAGGGCCAGGTGCTCGCCGAACAGACCCTCACCGACGTGCTGGACAGCCCGGACTGGCGCGAGTCCGGGCTGAACCCGCCGCAGGGCGCCACCCAGGTCCGCATCCGGCTGCGGGACGGCACGGTCGGCGCGGGCGGCTGGCTGGCCACGACCGCCCCCCGCCTGCGCAGCGCGCACCCGCTGCTGGCCCTGCTCGGCCAGGACCGCCCGGTGATGATCGACTGGCAGCTGTCCCTGGCCTTCCCCTGCCTGCGCGCGGCCAAGATCAGCCACGGCCTCACCGAAGCCCCGGAGTACGTGCTGGTCCCCCGCATCCGCGACCGCTGCAAGCGCTACGGCGCCGCCTGCCTGCCCTTCGGCGTCCCCGGCATCGCCCGCGAGGAACCCCAGGGCGGCTCGTTCCTGCCTGCCCACCAGGCCGCCGCGGCCCGCCCCGAGCTGCCGACCCGGTTCGCCGGGCTGCCGGAGCGGAGCAGGCGGATGGGCGATGACTGGGGGGCGCTGATCCGGTACGAGTACCCGTTCGGCGGGGACGGGTACCGGCTGGAGCTGCGGGAACGGTCGATGGGCGGGTGGGAGTGGGGGTGGCGGCAGCCGATCGTGCCGTCGGTGGAGGAGCAGCGTGAGGATTATGCGAACCGCTAG